A segment of the Dehalococcoidia bacterium genome:
AGAAGGTCGTTTACTGGGACAGTTGGGGCGAACGGCGCGCGAAGTAACGTACGCTGTCCCGGTGCGCGCGGCCGTCAGGCAACCGTGCGCCGATCATCAACGCGACGACGTTGCGCGCAGATTCGCCTGGCCCCTGAAGAACTGCCAGATCTGCTGGGTCGCGTCGATCTCCTGCGTGGTGGCCCCCAGCCGCCCGACGGCCACCGACCCCGGCCACGTATGGCCGCCGCCCTCGATCGCGAACAGCACCACCGCCGTCTCGTCATCGCACTCGCTGTATGCGATCGTGCGGACGTGCTCCGCGGGCCGGGCGCGCTCGGGGTCGAGATTGCAGCCGTTGTGGCGCGCCCAATCCTGCGCGCTGTCTTCGACAGGGCGCACCTGGCCACGGGCGCTGCCGCACGTGACGGCGCCGCCGTAGTAGGGCACGCATACGTCCTCCGTGCCATGAAAGCCGATCACCGCGATCGGCAGGTCCGAGGCGCAGGCGATCGGATAGACCAGCGCCGTTACGGCGCCAACCGCCGCGAAGCGGCCGGGCATCGCACACGCAAGTTGCTGTGCGAAGGCGGCGCCGTTCGACATGCCCGCGACGAACAATCGCTCGCCATCGACGCACAATTCGCTCTCAAGCTCGTCGAGGAGGGCGCGCACGAATGCGACGTCGTCGGGGAGGTTGCCGTCGCGCCGGATGTTCCATTGTTGCGGCGAACCCGCACCGTCCGGCGACACGACGATGAAGCCTTCGCTGTCGGCGAGCACCGGAAAGCGGGAGTACGCAGCCTGCTGGCGGCCGTTCGATCCGAAGCCATGGAGATTGAGGATGAGCGGCAGCGGCGTTGCACCGTCGTAGGTAGGCGGGAGGTGCAGCACGTAGGTCCGCTGCAAGCCGCCGGACTGCATCACATGGTCGCTGTCGCCGAGCGCCGGATCTGCGCTGGTACGACACCCCGGAGAAGACGCTGAGGGCGTGACGCCCGTCGGATTCGACGCAGGCGTCGCCGGGGTGTCCGACGCCGTAGGTGCGCCTGTGACGTCCAGGGAGTCGTCGTCGCCGGTACAGGCGGCGAGCGTCACGATCGTTGCCAGCAGCGCGAGCAGCACCAGCGTGCGATGGGACGCCGTCAACTCCAGAGATCCGGGTTCTTCGCACGGTGCTGCTGCTTGAGGGCGTCGAACAACGTCAGGAAGCCGCCGCTGCCGATGTCCGGCGTCGTCATCAGCACCGCATCTTCGTTGTTATCGGTGTAGTAGCGCTTGCGCAGCCCGACGCGGTCGAAGCCGTACTTCACGTACAACAGTTGGGCGGCATCG
Coding sequences within it:
- a CDS encoding PHB depolymerase family esterase; translated protein: MTASHRTLVLLALLATIVTLAACTGDDDSLDVTGAPTASDTPATPASNPTGVTPSASSPGCRTSADPALGDSDHVMQSGGLQRTYVLHLPPTYDGATPLPLILNLHGFGSNGRQQAAYSRFPVLADSEGFIVVSPDGAGSPQQWNIRRDGNLPDDVAFVRALLDELESELCVDGERLFVAGMSNGAAFAQQLACAMPGRFAAVGAVTALVYPIACASDLPIAVIGFHGTEDVCVPYYGGAVTCGSARGQVRPVEDSAQDWARHNGCNLDPERARPAEHVRTIAYSECDDETAVVLFAIEGGGHTWPGSVAVGRLGATTQEIDATQQIWQFFRGQANLRATSSR